GACGGCGTACCCTGCCTGCTCAAGCTGCCGGATGGGACGTTCTTCGAGGTCGGCGGGTTATGGAGTGTAGCATGGTCTGCCATAGCGCGCTGGTCGAACGTAACGCTGTTCATCGCCTTGGATGACAATACCATCCTTCGCCGACGCGACCATCATGACCTGGCCGTGCATGCGCGCTGCCCATGCCTGCCCCTCGCTGGGCGCATCAGTCATCATCGGGATCGACGACGGACAGCAGCGTGTACCGTCGTCCCAGGTGTGGTGCTGGCCCAATGGTTTGGAGTTGGCGGAGCGCCTGGGCATGCACTGCGAACACACTGAACCCGTGCTGCGTGACCCCCTGCGTGATCACGACTCCTGTATCGAGGCTGACGGCGACCGCGCGGATCTGCTCCGTGGTCGCATAGCCATAGATCAGCAGGTCCTGCCCGATGCGCGTCGTCGCATAGGATACCGGCTCGGAGCGCATCGGCTGCTCAATATTTGCACTGGTCACGCTCCATCCACCCCGCCGCAGGGTGGTCAGCGCATACCCAAACTCCACCTGGGGTGCCCGACCTCCCTGCTGCAGCGTGTAGTGATAGACGACTAGCATGCCCGCCGACGTGCGCTGCTGCCCCACGACCTGAAACCCAGCAATGGCCCCACGATTGTTCAGCATCGTGCGGACCGCCGTTTCCGGGGTAAGGGCCACGGCTCCGACCCGGAGCTGCATGGCATGCCCATCCTGCATGCTGAGCAGGACGAGGGACACTCCCAGACTGGCGAACAGCACCAGGCTACTCATGACGATCAGGATCGCTCGACGCACCATCACAGTGCCCCTCATCTCCCATCGTTCGGGTGCCGTGGCAGGATCGCACCCCTGGAATCAGCATGCAGGCGCAGGACGAGCTGAGGCGTGCCGCACCCTCAGCTCGTCCCCGAAGCGGCGTGGATTCGGTTACAACACCAGCTAGCCAAAGGGCCGGGCACTGGACCACCCAATATAGGAAACATGGGCATAGGTATTGCCGACCATAGCATTCAGCCCTGGATACCAGGCCGCGTAGTTATCCGTGAGGGGGAGGTTATAGCCGCGCGACTGGGTGATCACGTTATTCACCACACTATCTATGCGCTCCCACGTGACACCACTCGTCGCCGAGATCTTGGCGCGGTTCCGCATGTTGCGGATCTCACACGTCGCAAAGATATCGTAGGCGACTTCGTACGAGATGCGGATCGAATTGACGTTGTTCGGGTCGCTCAGATAGCTGCCGCCTTTCAGCCGACCATAATATAACGAGCAGGTCGCAGCCGGGCGCACAGCATACGCACGGGTCTGCTGCTGCTCCCTGCGCACGCTTGCGGCGAGGTGGGCGACGGCGTCGCGGTCGCGTGCCGGGTTCCTGGTGAGCACCCCATAGTGCTGGATTCGGGCCTGTTGTGCCTCGCCGTACGTCATTTCGCGGGTGAAAATCACCGATCCGGGTGGGCAGGGCCGCTGATTGTGCGGCACGGCGTCCCAGACCATACCCTGCGACTCCACGGTCTTATCCTCGGCCACGACGACCCGTGTTGTCAGGGTGGGTTCTGCGGTGGAGGCGGGGAGGCGGGGCTGCGCCGTAACAGGAACGACGCTCAACGAAAACGTTGTCCCAAGTAGGATCATCACACCGATCAATTGGCGTCGCATCGACGGTCTCCTCGTGCATAGATGATACCTCATACGGGACGGCACCGGGCGCGGGGAACGCCATCGTACGTGGACCATGGGGGGAAACCGACGAGATGCGTGGCGGTATGTTCTGCTACGTGTCTCCCTGTCCTCGTGCGGTCGGGACGGCACATCGCGACCTGCTGAGCAGCGGGAGGAAACGACACCGGGGGGAGCAGAAGTATACACCAAAGGATGACACGCTGGCAACTCCCAGTCGCAGGCATGAACGGGCAAGCGCCGCTGCAAAGCCACGCACACGAGCGCGATCTCCGCTGGTTAGCGCCGGATCGCAGCGTTTGGTTGTGAGACTCCCGGTTTTGGGTTCGCGGCGCAGGAGCGTGCGCGCACGATGTCGCAGGACCGGCATAGGCTGCGGAACGTCGCCCCTGCGCACGGGCTGGCCCGCTCATCGCGATCGCACCGCCTGGCTGAGTCACGAACGACTCGATGAGCGTGGTTCCGCTGTCGGCAGGCGGCTCAAAGCCGAGGGGGAGCACACCATTTCCAGCACGATCCGCAACCGGTCCCCATGGGACACAACGCTGGTATGTGTCTGGGTGGCACCTGCGCATCGACAAACATCGAGCTTAACACCCCCAGTCCTCGCTTGCAGCGATCATCAAAACGACCTAAAATAGCGTATGCAAATGATAATTTTCAAAAGCTATTTCTGCATTATGGACCCATGCCAATGACCGATCGCGTGCTGCCCGATCTCCCGCCCGCCGATCTCGCCGGGACCGGCATCGCCGGTCCCGATCCGCTGGCTCTCTATCTCGCGACCCTTGCGCCGTCGAGTCAGCGCACGGTGATCCGCAGCCTGAAGGCGATTGCCCGGCTTCTGGGCGTGCCCTACCAGGCGGTGCCCTGGCGCGCGCTGCGCTACCCGCATGTGGTCGCCATCCGCGCCCAGCTCCTGGACCGCGATCTTGCTCCGGCGACGATCAACGTCGCGCTAGCCGCTCTGCGCGGGATTGCCCGCGAGGCGTGGAAGCTCCAGCTCCTCAGCGCCGAAGAGCTGGCCCGCATCACCAGTGTGAAAGGCGCGCGGGGCACGCGCCTCCCCGCCGGGCGCTCGGTCAGCCGGGGCGAGCTGGCGGCGCTCCTCGCGGCGTGTGCGGCGGATCAAACCCCCGCTGGGATTCGGGACGGGGCGCTGATTGCGGTGCTGTATGCCGGGGGCTTACGCCGCGCCGAGCTGGCCGGGCTGACGATCGGGGATTGGACGGCGGAGACGGCCGAGCTACGCATCCGGCACGGCAAAGGAAAGAAGCAGCGCCGGATCTATCTCGTCGTCGGCGCTGCCCAGGCGCTGGCGGATTGGATCGGGGTGCGGGGTACGTGGCCGGGACCACTGTTTGTCGCGATTAATAAAGGGGGACGGCTGGGCAGGCAGCAGCTCACGGCGCAGGCGGTCTACAATGTGCTCCAGAAGCGTGCCCAGGCTGCCGGGATCACCGAGCTGTCACCGCACGATTTGCGGCGGACCTTCGTCGGGGATCTGCTGGACGCCGGGGCGGATATCGCCACGGTGCAGCAGCTGGCGGGGCATGCCAACGTGCAGACCACGGCGCGGTATGACCGGCGCGGGGAAGCTGCCAAACGCAAGGCGATCGATCTCCTCCATGTCCCGTACACCCAGCGCCACCGATAGCTCACGACCTAGAATGATCGGTGCCAACTCTACGCCCAGAAAACGTCCTACGGCATCCCTCAGAGGGTTCCTCCGCTCCGACGGCTACCTCGACTGCTGATAGTCCGGTGCGAGGCCAAGCTGCTTGAACGTCTCCTTAATCGTCAGATCGATCACCTCCGGCGCGATGCCGTCGGGCGCGTTAGCCTCGATGACGAGTCGCAGCGAGACGCGCGCCCCTTGATTCTTCAAAGGCACGATCACCCCCGTCGTAATTTTCGAGAGCTGCGCAAGATCAACATTGCTCACATCGATCGTCAAGAGGCGCGGCTTTTCGTGCCGGGTACGCGATGGACGCACCAGCTCCACACCCTGAAGCTGCTCCATCCGACTCGCGTTGAGCCCATCCATGCCGCCTGTCGGCTCGTCCCCATCGATCGCGATCTGGAACAGCCCCTGCTCCATGCCTCGCTTTAGCGCAGCGCTGAGCACCTGCCGCCCCTCGATCGGGCGCGGGGCATCGTGCTGCACAAGCGCGGCCCAGAGATCGTCGCGCCGTCGCCGCGCACTTCCTGAGGGCCAGATCGATGGTTCGACCAGCAACTCAACGGGAATCTCCCCCACCGGGTCCGTCCGTGGAACAAGATGCTCGCGCGCGTAGGCCGCCGTCACGATCCACGATGTGGGCGCAATCTCGATTGTGATCTGCGGATTATGCGTCCCAACGCGCCCATTGGCGCTCTCGACGGGCAGACCTTGCTCGTCGCCAACGGCATAGCCGAGCAAGCCCTCGCGGCAGCCGCGATCGATCGCGTCGATCACCACCTGCTTGTCGGCCAGCATCGGCAGATAGGGGAACTGCACAAAGGCTTCCCAGAGCTTCTGCGTTGACATCGCCTCGGCATGCTTCGGCCAGATCCCAAAATGATTGCTTGCCAGCAGCGATGGCGCAAGCGCATCCAGGTAGCGATCCTTGGCAGTAAGCACCGCTGTGCTGCGCAGCCGTTGGCGTACATGCGCTCAGGCGTGCGGTGCCGCAGCCACACTCCAGGCATGGGCAATCTCACGCGCGCCGATGGGCCGGACCTGATCGGCGCGGAGCGATACGACGGCCAGGGTCTGGCCGTTCAAGGCCACAAATTCGACTTCGTAGCCCGCACCGCCGCCGTGGACCAGCACGACGGTGCCGACATCACCGGCGACCAGATCATAGTCCGGCAGATCTTCGGTCAGCACAACGCTGGAACGTTCGTCCATCATCGTATCCTCCTCACGCGGGATACGCGGTGACAAGCCGCGGGATCGTCTCGCCTGTTTCAATAAACCATACCACACGCACCAGCGGTCCTCGGCCATCCGGGGCTACGAGCGGCCCAGCGACGACGTAGCGTGTGCCAAAGGGCGACGGTTCGACCTGCTGCACCTCATGATCGCGCGCATGTTGGCGCAACGCCGTTGCCAGGATCTCCCACTGCGCCGGCACGAAGCCGAAGCGCATAAAGAAGCGCGCCTTGCTCTGGCCGTCGCGGTGGCTGAGCGACAGCAGGTACGCGGTAATCTTTTGTTGCGGCACGAGCGTCCAGCGTGGAGATGGTGGGATGTACCGGGGTGGTGTGCGCAACGTTCACAACCACGAGCTGGGCCGGGATCTCGGTGCCGCCGATCTCGACGGCAGGCCAGGTGGCCTGGTCTGTGCCCACGACGGTGATGCGGACGCCGGTGGAGGACTGAATGAGCTGCGCTTGGACAGGCTCGGCGGTGATCGTGGGGTTGGGGCTGCTCAGGGTAAGCGTAGCACTGACCAGGACGATGCATGTGATGTGCTGCATGCGTGTGGTATCCTTCATTAACCAACCACAGCGACCGACCGGAGCACGGTCCCGCCGCCGACTCAGCGTCCGGCTGCAACCTTCTCCGCTGGATCGCGTATCTGTGCCGTGACGATTCCCCCAGCTCGACACGGCTCCCATGCACCGACCCTGGAGCCATCCCTGCGGCACGACCATCCGGGCATCCTGCCACCGTCTTGAAAGCGCAGGATGCGGGGAATCCGTCGGTGGTTTGAGAAGCTAAGATTATCGGTATCATTGATTCGCTCGGACGAAGGAGACGCATTGCGATGGATACGACGAGTATTGCCCACTTCTTGCGCGCCATTGCCTGGTTGTTGTTCGCCTTGTTCCTGTTAGGGCTGGCTACGCTCTCCATGGGGTCGCTCCTCGGTGTGATCATTCTGGTGGTTGCGTGTGGCGCGGCCCTCCAAGGCATGGTGGTGGTCTGGTCCACCACAAAGAACTCGTAGCACCACGATCATCGAGCGAGCATCCCTCTTTGGACTCCCTGCTGCGGGCCAGCGGAGCCTCGGACGCCGCGCGTGTCCCGTGCGTTCGGCGCGGAGCGGCCCGCGTACCACGCGGCAGCGGGGCGCGTGGCACGGCTGAGGCGCGTCCCGGTGCTGGCACCATCCTCGCACACCAGCACTACCCTTGAACAGCAGAAAACGCTTGCCACCTGATGCGCCGATGATGGGCCTCCCCCGCTGCCAGCAGGAGGGCGAACCGCCTGCACCCCAAGCGAACGCCAGTGAGCGCCGCCCTGGGCGCTGGGTGACGGCGGCAACGAGCCTGCCCCCGGCAGGCGCAGGAGCCCAAAGTCCGCGCCGTAGGGCGGCCCGTCTGCTCCAGCGCGCCATCCTGGTCACCTCCGTCTCCGCATGCCGGCTCTCGTCACCAAAAAAGGTGACGAGAGCCGGGCATGGTACAACGTTTATGGCGTACCCAGGTACAGATCATCGACATAGGCCGTGCCAGCGGCGTGATCTTGTACCTGAACGATCAAACTGGTGTTGGACCCGGTGTTGAACGCGAACGAGCAGGGCGTCCAGGTGCTGGTTGCGTCACAGGCCGTTGTGCCGATATAGCCCCATGTGCCGTTGTACACCACGATCTGCACCCGGCCCGACCCTTTGAGCCAGAAGCGGGCGACATAGTCCGTGTTGGTCGGAACGTCTGTGACCGCCTGGTACGGGCCGGTGCCGGAGCCATACGGCTGCGTCGTCGACATCACGAAGGCCCAGTTCCCCGTATGGGTCTTGCCCGCGCCGGGTTGACCGATCGACCAGCTGCTCCCGACCGCGTTCCAGTTGGCATTTCCACTTTCGAGGCCGGGGTTGGTGAGCTGATTCCTATCCCTCGGTGGGCCCAGGTAGAGATCATCGAGATAGGCCGTGCCAGCGCCGTGATCTTGCATTTGGATGATCAGGCCGGTGTTGGACCCGGTGTTGAACGCGAACGAGCAGGGCGTCCAGGTGCTGGTTGCGTTACAGTGCGCACCGCCGATATACTCCCACCCGTCGTTGTTCACAGTCATCCTGACATTGCCCGAGCCTTTGAGCCAGAAGCTGGCGACATAGTCCGTGTTGCGAGGGACCACGCCGATCTGCTGGTATGGGCCGGTGCCGGAGCCATACGGCTGCGTCGTCGACATCACGAAGGCGGCGCTGCCCCCGGAGGTGTTGCCCGCGCCGGGTTGACCAATCGACCAGCTGCCCCCAAGCGCGTTCCAGCCAGCCGTTCCGCTTTCGAGGTCAGGGTTGCTCAGATCATTGAGCGAGGGCGGCGTCGGGTTCGGTGGGGTGTAGTACCGCACATAGTCGATAAAGTATTGCATCGGGAACCGGCTGTTCGCATCAGGGGCGCCGGGCCAATGACCACCGATCGCGAGGTTAAGGAGGAGAAAGTGGGGCTGCCGCAGTTCGCTCTGCTCGGCGGTGCTGATATTCAGCGTGTAGTAGTGCAGCCCATCCATGAACCAGCGAATGTGGGTGGCATCCCGCTCAATCGCAAAGGTGTGATACCCATCGGCGAAGATCCCCGCGGGCAACGTGTACGATCCGCCTCTGCTGATATGCGCGGTGTTACAGCCTTCGAGATCGGTGCTCCAATGGGCCGCGGCATGGACTTGGTTATCGCGATTATCGCCGCCCACCAATTCCATGATATCGATTTCCCCATTGTTCGGCCAGCAGCCGTTGTGGGGTCCCATCGTCCAGAAGGCCGGCCAGGCACCCTTACTGTAGGGCAGCTTGGCCCGCATCTCGATGCGCCCGTCGCCGAAGAACCGTTTCCCGTTGGTATGCAGGCTCGCCGACGTGTACGCGTAGCCGGCGTAGGATTCTGGGTGCCCCTCGATCAGCAGCTGGCCTTGCTCGATGCGGGCGTTCTTCGGGCGCTCAGTGTAATATTGTAGTTCCCCATTCTCTGGACGTGGACGAGGAGGCTCGTAGCTCCAGGTGGATAAGTCGATGGTCGGGCCATTGAATTCGTCGCTCCACGCCAACGTCCAGCCAGTTTGGGCGAGGGGGGCACCGGAGGCGGTCTGCATCAAGCTCGCTGCGCCACCGCCCCCGAACACCACGGCCACCAGCAGACACACCTGACGGAGTGCTCGTGCCTGGGTACCCATATCTCCTCCTTCTTGAACCGAGTCGGATGCAGAGGACTGATATCCTGCACCACACAGCGGCTAGCAAGAACGTAACCATCGCAGAATTCTGGTCCAAAACACCGGTTTGAAGGAGCGCATCAGAGGAAACGCAGCTAGGGTGGAACATCCACGCATCTCCGGTTGGCGCGGTCACGGGATGACCGAAAGGTTGAATCCCATGGGTACATCCGCTGGGTCAGGCTGTCATCGCGACGTGTCATCTCACTCCTGATGGGAGGAGTCGTGACCCAACCTCATGCACGGCTGCGGGCCAGCGCAGCCTCAGCCGCCGAACCTGCTTCGTGCGGCTGGCGCGGAGCGGCCCGCGTACCACGCGGCAGCCTGGGCGCGTGGCACGGCTAAGGCGCTTCCCGGTGTCGGCACCATCCTCGCACACCAGCACTACCCCGGAACAGCAGAAAACGCTTGACACCTGATGCGCCGATGCCGGGCCTCCCCCGCTGCCAGCAGGAGGGCGAACCGCCCGAATGCCAAGCGAACGCCAGTGAGCGCCGCCCTGGGCGCTGGACGACGGCGGCAACGAGTGTGAGCATAGCGAACGCGCAGTAGCCCAAAGCCCGCGCAGCAGGTGTGGAGCAGGGGGAGATCTAGACTATGTCACGCGCCGATCCTACCATAGACGATCCGCTGTTGCGGGCAACGGCGACGAGTTGAACCGAGTCGGCCTACCGCCGATCTCCATCGTGGGCGAGGTGGTCACGCCTGCTCCCGCAAATGGAAGGCAGACGCTGGTTGCACCCTGGGCGATCTCCATCTTTTGTGCGCCCGACTGGGCGGTGAGCGTGGCGGTGGGGCTGCTCAGGACAATCTCAATGATGAATAGCAGGATG
This window of the Herpetosiphonaceae bacterium genome carries:
- a CDS encoding tyrosine-type recombinase/integrase, which produces MTDRVLPDLPPADLAGTGIAGPDPLALYLATLAPSSQRTVIRSLKAIARLLGVPYQAVPWRALRYPHVVAIRAQLLDRDLAPATINVALAALRGIAREAWKLQLLSAEELARITSVKGARGTRLPAGRSVSRGELAALLAACAADQTPAGIRDGALIAVLYAGGLRRAELAGLTIGDWTAETAELRIRHGKGKKQRRIYLVVGAAQALADWIGVRGTWPGPLFVAINKGGRLGRQQLTAQAVYNVLQKRAQAAGITELSPHDLRRTFVGDLLDAGADIATVQQLAGHANVQTTARYDRRGEAAKRKAIDLLHVPYTQRHR
- a CDS encoding DUF4926 domain-containing protein: MMDERSSVVLTEDLPDYDLVAGDVGTVVLVHGGGAGYEVEFVALNGQTLAVVSLRADQVRPIGAREIAHAWSVAAAPHA
- a CDS encoding family 16 glycosylhydrolase — encoded protein: MGTQARALRQVCLLVAVVFGGGGAASLMQTASGAPLAQTGWTLAWSDEFNGPTIDLSTWSYEPPRPRPENGELQYYTERPKNARIEQGQLLIEGHPESYAGYAYTSASLHTNGKRFFGDGRIEMRAKLPYSKGAWPAFWTMGPHNGCWPNNGEIDIMELVGGDNRDNQVHAAAHWSTDLEGCNTAHISRGGSYTLPAGIFADGYHTFAIERDATHIRWFMDGLHYYTLNISTAEQSELRQPHFLLLNLAIGGHWPGAPDANSRFPMQYFIDYVRYYTPPNPTPPSLNDLSNPDLESGTAGWNALGGSWSIGQPGAGNTSGGSAAFVMSTTQPYGSGTGPYQQIGVVPRNTDYVASFWLKGSGNVRMTVNNDGWEYIGGAHCNATSTWTPCSFAFNTGSNTGLIIQMQDHGAGTAYLDDLYLGPPRDRNQLTNPGLESGNANWNAVGSSWSIGQPGAGKTHTGNWAFVMSTTQPYGSGTGPYQAVTDVPTNTDYVARFWLKGSGRVQIVVYNGTWGYIGTTACDATSTWTPCSFAFNTGSNTSLIVQVQDHAAGTAYVDDLYLGTP